One segment of Cardiocondyla obscurior isolate alpha-2009 linkage group LG15, Cobs3.1, whole genome shotgun sequence DNA contains the following:
- the LOC139108661 gene encoding neuronal acetylcholine receptor subunit alpha-9-like translates to MINMRILKVLGFFSILFINSDQFNVFPSFVDSESIQKVKATCNFMESISQLLNLKRNLFCDYDNNATPNPSKTTNVSLSLMPKILDFDEENGDISLHSWIALNWMDPQLIWTPSDYEEITFVHVKSWQIWSPNLYADTIADISDRNRLPTTECLLYNSGLVSCVFAVKFISKCNPDFTYWPYDKHQCRVTFFSWKETTGQVNLQIDGTGIFMNDYINDTMWDFKFINSTKRVINSTSNETSPWITYDFLLTRHHGKMNASTIVPAIALMMLTLVVLCLDLKSIERVMVACVNFICHLLSMYVVQLHLPYNGANTPHILLFYRESLGLATFALILTALLRKVEDMTTDIPSWISLATTFVLNNKAGRFLILKDDDLKTTDRDNVNEENTNAPKSSWKYFSTIIDWLSFFCIVLTYAIVLIILLPVS, encoded by the exons ATGATCAATATGAGAATATTAAAGGTGCTCGGATTTTTCAGTATTCTTTTCATCAATTCCGATCAATTCA ACGTTTTTCCATCTTTTGTCGACAGTGAAAGTATACAGAAAGTGAAAGCAACGTGCAATTTTATGGAATCAATTtcacaattattaaatcttaaaagGAACCTATTTTGCGATTACGACAACAATGCTACTCCCAATCCTTCTAAAACAACCAACGTCAGTCTGAGTTTAATGCCGAAGATATTGGATTTT GATGAAGAAAATGGTGACATATCGCTACACAGTTGGATAGCACTT AATTGGATGGATCCGCAATTGATTTGGACACCAAGCGATTACGAGGAGATTACTTTTGTTCATGTAAAAAGTTGGCAAATTTGGAGCCCCAATTTGTACGCCGATACTAT tgcCGATATTAGTGATCGAAATAGACTACCTACAACGGAGTGTTTGCTCTATAACTCGGGTCTTGTCAGCTGTGTTTTTgcagtaaaatttatttcaaaatgcaATCCTGATTTTACTTATTGGCCTTACGATAAACATCAATGTCGCGTCACGTTTTTCTCGTGGAAAGAAACAACAGGACAAGTCAATTTACAAATTGATGGGACTGGG ATTTTCATGAACGATTATATAAATGACACAATGTGGGATTTTAAGTTTATCAATTCGACAAAACGGGTTATAAATTCAACTTCGAACGAAACATCCCCATGGATCACTTACGACTTCTTGTTAACACGTCATCACGGCAAAATGAATGCGTCTACTATTGTACCAGCTATCG cttTAATGATGCTCACTTTAGTGGTGCTGTGCCTCGATTTAAAATCGATTGAACGAGTAATGGTAGCgtgtgtaaattttatttgtcactTGCTGTCCATGTATGTAGTACAATTGCATTTACCATACAACGGTGCCAATACCCCTCATATAT tgTTATTTTATCGTGAATCTTTGGGATTGGCTACTTtcgcattaattttaacagCACTGTTACGAAAAGTGGAAGATATGACCACAGATATTCCAAGCTGGATCTCGTTAGCTACGACATTTGTTTTGAATAATAAGGCTGGACGTTTCCTCATTCTCAAAGACGATGATCTTAAAACAACCGACCGAGATAATGTAAACGAAGAAAATACAAACGCCCCGAAATCGTCATGGAAATACTTTTCTACCATTATTGACTGGTTATCTTTCTTCTGTATAGTTCTCACTTACGCTATCgtattaataatcttattgCCTGTGAgttaa
- the Gogo gene encoding uncharacterized protein Gogo translates to MNWTSERISLGLLIVLILRCGITRSMADAKEPILLKVVAPPSHTALSGDVTVFILDSEAESSTVSTSTIPANVTSGTKKGEREKIDPKKGGVSAGHEPLVLRILYVDGLTSELIGDFPLDTLPHKSENISVIIPCGFFSRGGIYTLRLQYKFSTVATRHNTAITGLPEIEMSSALDVKWPTPSLLLESQHFGTYPNRSVIATIKYNGISCIPANGVPVAAYILQLIYCGTTAAACDPQNNGRMQVLYYEEINGFASPKVVKLKCEFFGLAGNYALRLKASEVNPSAPTTSAYIKVEWSDEFNFNVHARSIYPCEGSTGISVLFQYPACRLQGDRVRVYGRLRADVSSLAPPSALHYVAELKAAPGKHSLNFDCDIFTEKFIEYCFVYVSQAITGAMAEVKLACIPTFPLLENDAAGWGPWSAWSPCSSSCVGGVRNRYRFCDTPPPKYGAKFCQGRAVETESCGGTGRIDFQEAWNTEGWECRHGTTLVAARPEVTAQIGLQCRCGCIINFEDKTLNKILAANTQACPGRSFWLLQAKSDYIIKLHLDQTQFPCPGQYFRARDGDSLSAELLTDITFDKNTPVTGTIFSSGQSLLLEFFSDEHTASGDACVGGFLGHASTFQKLYENKTSLPSETNSTLTVEQWIFWGPAHLATASFLILIFFISIFLALQFALKYRKYHIAEDLDTLSEHSGCSDMMAGRGKSMSSTTLISEVASLVGLPRKCTPRLSKRKAPCAVEDGYDSSETLAEYEDETSLSSTTLKLRDNEESYTEKSVIPNKLHVDESPATVSSIMAIGQPEVKYAQPVKLRTLGSVSSADKLMSGNATRCQSTASSTESPHIARLHCYTSNSIQSKDSSMSSPLSGASTLRSGKETKDRRNRERLLQGPGSEFSLTNPETDMELDYYDYNVANAGAVPGSYLGMDPAFLLWIPPLSMSEDSQDPSADRPDCFQGTTTSSALYRLPESTEGATLTPAEYRRMRQQIASGIEEIKPSLEQQRQDSTSSSSSKNDSSSSGSILSEDSDGRTTRLTERLLPIHRILEDSRTRVSEESLCSQLAVDRSTPNRLHGTKSDFFQEQNASRSSRQDNYANVVDGIVIKLDDKSEKSRASKKHTEDAVLHHGTSKLHVNQKTKDVSQSDKKNRYCKNENASKLSSKSTSSKTQGHADGKDRGAKDEPKSDVVLTNLNVSGPCKYRDFTQFTQPQEINKLSDSTNIPMIEFSGPRLSSPAMARRLTTDNLNISLSKKEIQSPDYGVESDIKTESRDSFYDLIRENEDGIKFADDDDEYIDNRANL, encoded by the exons ATGAATTGGACATCCGAACGGATATCATTGGGATTATTAATCGTCCTTATCTTGAGATGCG GTATCACAAGATCGATGGCAGACGCGAAGGAGCCGATACTATTAAAAGTTGTCGCTCCTCCGTCTCATACGGCTTTGTCCGGCGACGTGACCGTTTTTATCTTGGACTCGGAAGCGGAATCCTCTACGGTGTCCACAAGTACTATACCCGCCAACGTTACAAGTGGTACGAAGaaaggcgagagagaaaaaatcgATCCGAAGAAAGGTGGAGTTAGCGCGGGTCACGAACCGCTCGTGCTTAG AATACTGTACGTCGATGGCCTCACGTCGGAATTAATCGGAGATTTCCCTCTCGACACCTTGCCACATAAGAGTGAGAATATTTCTGTGATAATACCTTGTGGttttttctcgcgcggcgGAATTTATACACTACGACTTCAGTACAAGTTCTCAACCGTGGCTACCAGACACAACACTGCCATTACTGGGCTGCCCGAAATTGAG ATGAGCAGTGCCTTAGACGTGAAATGGCCAACCCCTTCTCTGCTTTTGGAATCCCAACACTTCGGTACATATCCTAACCGGTCAGTAATAGCTACAATAAAGTACAATGGAATTTCATGTATACCTGCCAACGGTGTTCCGGTGGCCGCTTATATTTTGCAACTCATATACTGCGGCACCACCGCGGCCGCCTGCGATCCGCAGAACAACGGTCGCATGCAA GTGCTCTATTACGAGGAAATAAATGGCTTCGCCTCGCCGAAAGTTGTTAAATTGAAATGTGAATTTTTCGGACTGGCCGGAAATTACGCGCTCAGACTGAAGGCCTCGGAAGTTAATCCATCCGCGCCGACAACCAGCGCGTACATTAAG GTGGAATGGTCCGACGAGTTTAATTTCAACGTCCACGCGAGGTCGATTTATCCTTGCGAGGGATCGACGGGTATATCGGTCCTCTTTCAATATCCCGCGTGTCGCCTTCAGGGTGACCGCGTGCGCGTTTACGGCCGTCTTCGAGCGGACGTGAGCTCTCTGGCACCGCCGTCCGCCTTGCACTACGTGGCGGAATTGAAGGCGGCACCGGGGAAGCACTCGCTGAATTTCGACTGCGATATCTTCACCGAAAAGTTCATCGAGTACTGCTTCGTTTACGTGAGCCAGGCGATCACCGGCGCGATGGCGGAAGTGAAACTCGCGTGCATACCGACCTTCCCTCTTCTGG AAAACGATGCGGCCGGATGGGGTCCTTGGAGCGCGTGGAGCCCTTGCAGCAGTTCCTGTGTAGGTGGTGTTCGCAATCGATATCGATTTTGCGACACGCCACCTCCAAAATACGGAGCGAAATTTTGTCAG gGAAGAGCAGTTGAGACAGAATCTTGCGGCGGCACCGGCAGGATTGATTTTCAGGAAGCATGGAACACCGAAGGATGGGAGTGTCGGCACGGAACGACATTAGTGGCCGCGAGACCGGAAGTCACGGCTCAGATCGGCTTACAGTGTCGGTGTGGGTGTATTATCAATTTCGAAGATAAAACTTTGAATAAGATTCTGGCGGCTAACACTCAGGCCTGCCCCGGCCGTTCCTTTTGGCTGCTGCAG gcAAAATCGGATTACATAATTAAACTACATTTGGATCAAACACAGTTTCCCTGTCCGGGGCAATATTTTCGAGCCCGCGACGGTGACTCGCTGAGCGCGGAACTCTTGACAGATATCACGTTTGATAAGAACACACCGGTGACGGGAACTATATTTTCCTCGGGCCAAAGCTTGCTGCTCGAGTTCTTTAGCGACGAGCACACTGCCTCGGGGGATGCATGCGTGGGTGGATTTTTGGGGCACGCGAGCACGTTTC aaaaattatacgagaaCAAGACGTCCCTCCCTTCGGAAACAAATTCTACCCTCACCGTTGAGCAATGGATCTTTTGGGGTCCCGCGCATTTGGCAACAGCATCTTTTTTGATACTCATATtctttatatctatttttctaGCATTGCAATTTGCACTGAAATACAGGAAGTACCATATCGCGGAAGACTTGGATACTTTGAGCGAGCACTCGG gaTGCAGCGATATGATGGCGGGCCGAGGAAAATCGATGTCTTCTACAACATTAATTTCGGAAGTCGCGTCTCTGGTAGGATTACCAAGAAAATGTACACCAAGACTGTCGAAACGCAAAGCACCCTGTGCGGTGGAGGATGGCTACGATAGTTCGGAAACTTTGGCAGA ATACGAGGACGAGACCAGCCTGAGTTCAACCACCTTAAAGTTGCGAGATAACGAGGAGAGCTATACGGAAAAGAGTGTAATACCGAATAAATTGCATGTCGATGAATCGCCGGCCACTGTATCGTCTATTATGGCAATTGGTCAACCAGAAGTAAAATATGCCCAACCCgtcaa ATTACGCACTTTGGGATCTGTCAGTTCTGCGGATAAATTAATGTCAGGCAACGCGACGAGATGTCAAAGCACAGCGAGTAGCACGGAGAGTCCGCATATTGCAAGACTACATTGTTACACGTCGAATTCTATTCAATCTAAG GATTCGTCGATGAGCAGCCCGCTATCAGGCGCATCCACGTTACGTAGCGGAAAAGAAACGAAGGACCGTCGGAATCGTGAGCGACTACTTCAAGGACCGGGCTCGGAGTTCAGTTTGACTAATCCGGAGACGGATATGGAGCTCGACTATTACGATTACAACGTCGCGAATGCCGGCGCCGTGCCGGGCTCGTACTTAGGTATGGATCCAGCTTTTCTCCTATGGATACCCCCGTTATCGATGTCTGAGGATTCTCAAGATCCGTCCGCGGATCGTCCGGATTGTTTTCAAGGCACTACGACGAGCTCGGCATTGTATCGGCTGCCAGAGAGCACTGAGGGTGCGACTCTTACTCCGGCCGAGTATCGACGAATGAGACAGCAAATCGCGTCCGGCATCGAAGAGATTAAACCGAGTCTCGAACAGCAACGCCAAGACTCGacgtcttcttcgtcgtcgaAAAACGATTCGTCATCGAGCGGTAGCATTCTGTCCGAGGACAGCGACGGTAGGACCACCAGGTTGACCGAACGCCTGCTGCCGATTCATCGGATTCTGGAGGACTCCAGAACGCGAGTCAGCGAGGAATCTCTGTGCAGCCAGCTTGCGGTTGACAGGAGCACTCCGAATCGCCTTCACGGGACTAAATCCGATTTCTTCCAGGAGCAGAACGCCTCGAGAAGCAGTCGGCAAGACAACTACGCGAACGTTGTCGACGGGATCGTGATAAAGTTGGACGATAAGTCGGAAAAGTCGAGAGCCTCGAAAAAACATACCGAAGATGCGGTACTTCATCATGGTACCTCGAAGCTCCACGTAAACCAAAAGACGAAGGATGTTTCTCAAAGTGACAAAAAAAATCGCTATTGTAAAAACGAGAACGCGTCGAAATTGTCTAGCAAGTCAACGAGCTCGAAGACTCAAGGGCACGCAGATGGTAAGGATAGAGGTGCCAAGGACGAGCCTAAATCAGATGTCGTGCTAACAAATTTAAACGTCAGCGGTCCGTGCAAGTACCGAGACTTTACGCAGTTTACGCAACCACAAGAAATCAATAAGCTATCGGATTCTACTAACATTCCAATGATTGAATTTTCGGGACCGCGATTAAGCTCGCCGGCGATGGCACGAAGACTGACAACGGACAATTTGAACATCAGTCTGtccaaaaaagaaattcagaGTCCGGATTACGGGGTCGAGAGCGACATAAAGACGGAATCGCGCGACTCCTTTTACGACTTAATTCGCGAAAACGAGGACGGCATCAAGTTCgcggacgacgacgacgaataCATTGACAACAGAGCAAATCTGTGA
- the LOC139108658 gene encoding SCY1-like protein 2 has protein sequence MDVLNKLRNTVSNTISNTVQNTAYGLSQLSSVLPGNPVTREFEATAHVASAGPGLLWKVYSGYKKSTKQEAAIFVFEKRMLERWSSKTDRELVLETLKRGVMQLTKLRHPQILIVQHPLEESRDSLAFATEPVFASLANVLGNYENIPQPTPANLKGYKLHDIEIKYGLLQLGEGLAFLHGDVKLLHRNLCPESIVINIHGAWKIFGFDFCALNQNSDSKQPSWSYLEYNSTLPAVVQPQLNYQAPECILASSNGPSSDIFALGMLIYIIHSTEHKPLLETHNDLGKCRRFLENFKGTNVSTKLLPIPETLRDTVKLMLSHNPELRLDAHQFIKIEYFTDIGVKTLNYLDKLFQWDNLQKSQFYKGLPQLLKQLPHRVVLHRVLPALYKELVNPPMIPFVLPSVLQVMEVTEVEEFREHILPNLKPVLALEDPPQISLVLMQQVNLLLKLCPTDVIKTDIVPMLLRALESEWEQLQELCLSALPNIVTMFEGPVIKNAILPRMKKICLSPGKKSTSLGIRVNCLLCLAKMLPTFDRWLVFDHILPFLQEVPHSGEPAILMAIIGIYRMLLTHSKLGMGKEILATKVLPFLLPLCIEQNLSMSQYETLSTLVVDMINRVTSEHREALRQLDAVRRETQQFDQALSQVTSSTFMQNNDLSDINLTPQVSPPNANTKTVNIENGLTIEDKYRLIQQQETHQRLQSQSILTPKAAPQLMKSQPKDLTATLLKNNLDELNLSMTRSVMSQSDQSTAKNTYTYNDIGSTQFLTSPTFNSQTMANRPMNWNSNGMNTAMNWNSSQSNSMWSSITPQNNVNFGVQQPEGKSNLNFSGTLQPLISPTNIQNNTNKPHSSTQDIMDLLS, from the exons ATGGACGTCTTGAACAAGCTTCGCAATACTGTTAGCAACACTATCAGCAATACAGTCCAAAACACGGCATATGGCTTGTCGCAACTGTCCAGCGTTCTGCCTGGCAATCCAGTAACTCGGGAGTTCGAAGCAACTGCTCATGTAGCGAGCGCTGGACCGGGACTGCTGTGGAAGGTCTACAGTGGCTATAAGAAGTCTACCAAGCAAGAGGCagcgatttttgtttttgaaaaACGCATGCTGGAAAGATGGTCCAGTAAAACGGATCGTGAACTTGTGCTAGAGACTCTAAAGCGAGGTGTGATGCAGCTGACTAAGTTAAGGCATCCGCAAATTCTGATTGTGCAACATCCACTGGAGGAGTCACGAGATAGTCTGGCATTTGCAACTGAGCCAGTGTTTGCTAGTCTGGCTAATGTATTAG GCAATTATGAGAATATACCTCAACCTACTCCTGCAAATTTGAAAGGTTATAAATTACATGATATAGAGATAAAGTATGGATTGCTACAGTTAGGAGAAGGTCTAGCATTTTTACATGGTGATGTGAAACTGTTGCACAGGAATTTATGTCCAGaatcaattgtaattaacatCCATGGAGCTTGGAAGATATTTGGTTTTGACTTTTGTGCCTTAAATCAAAATTCTGATAGTAAACAA ccATCATGGTCTTATCTGGAATATAACTCAACACTACCAGCAGTTGTACAGCCTCAGTTAAATTATCAAGCACCTGAATGTATATTAGCAAGTAGTAATGGACCATCTAGTGATATTTTTGCTCTGGGTATGctaatatacataatacatTCCACGGAACATAAACCACTGCTGGAAACTCACAATGATTTAGGAAAATGTCGACgttttttggaaaatttcaAGGGAACTAATGTCTCAACAAAGCTTCTGCCAATCCCTGAAACTCTAAGAGATACAGTAAAGCTCATGCTGAGTCATAATCCTGAATTGCGATTAGACGCTCATCAGTTTATCAAG ATCGAGTATTTTACAGATATTGGCGTTAagacgttaaattatttggataaattatttcaatggGACAATCTTCAAAAGTCACAATTTTACAAAGGTCTTCCACAGTTATTAAAACAGTTACCGCATAGAGTTGTCTTGCACAGAGTGTTACCTGCTCTTTACAAGGAATTAGTAAATCCACCTATGATACCGTTTGTATTACCGAGCGTTTTGCAAGTAATGGAAGTTACCGAGGTAGAAGAATTTCGAGAACATATCCTACCAAATTTAAAACCTGTTCTTGCTTTAGAAGATCCACCACAA atTAGTCTAGTTCTTATGCAacaagtaaatttattactgaAATTGTGCCCTACGGACGTCATTAAGACCGATATAGTGCCTATGCTTTTACGCGCATTGGAATCCGAGTGGGAACAGCTTCAAGAACTCTGTTTATCAGCTTTACCCAATATAGTGACAATGTTCGAGGGACCAGTCATAAAAAATGCCATACTTCCGCGGATGAAAAAGATATGTTTATCGCCGGGAAAGAAATCTACTAGTCTTGGAATACGTGTTAATTGCTTGCTGTGTCTTGCGAAAATGTTACCGACTTTCGATCGTTGGTTGGTATTCGATCACATATTACCGTTTCTTCAAGAAGTTCCTCATTCTGGCGAACCAGCAATTTTAATGGCTATTAtag GTATTTATAGGATGTTGCTTACTCACAGTAAGCTAGGTATGGGTAAAGAAATATTGGCAACGAAAGTACTGCCGTTTCTATTACCTCTTTGTATAGAACAAAATCTTAGCATGTCACAATACGAAACACTTTCTACGTTAGTCGTTGATATGATAAATCGAGTAACCAGCGAGCATCGAGAAGCATTACGACAACTGGATGCGGTACGTCGTGAGACGCAACAATTCGATCAAGCGCTTTCTCAAGTGACGTCGTCTACTTTTATGCAGAATAACGATTTAAGTGACATTAATTTAACACCTCAAGTTTCGCCTCCGAATGCTAATACTAAAACtgtaaatattgaaaatggaTTGACCATTGAAGATAAATACAG atTAATTCAACAGCAAGAAACGCATCAAAGATTGCAGTCTCAGTCTATACTGACTCCCAAAGCTGCGCCACAGCTTATGAAATCACAGCCGAAGGATTTAACTGCAACCTTGTTAAAAAACAATCTAGACGAGTTAAATTTATCTATGACAAGATCGGTTATGTCACAATCAGATCAGTCAACTgctaaaaatacatatacatataacgatATTGGTTCAACGCAATTTTTAACATCGCCAACGTTTAATTCGCAAACGATGGCAAATAGACCAATGAATTGGAATTCTAATGGAATGAACACGGCCATGAATTGGAACTCGTCACAATCTAACTCGATGTGGAGTTCTATTACTCCTcaaaataacgttaattttgGAGTACAACAACCAGAAGGTAAATCTAACTTAAATTTTTCTGGAACTTTGCAGCCTCTTATATCACCCactaatatacaaaataatacaaataaaccTCATTCATCTACACAAGATATCATGGATCTACTTAGTTAA